One window of Psychrobacillus sp. FSL H8-0483 genomic DNA carries:
- a CDS encoding tryptophan-rich sensory protein has translation MVKIILLIFSFISTVTVNILADTLPINNQTSEAISNRIPALFTPANYAFSILILIYILLAFWLWNVIREYRITSKIPWNRVLLFVASCIFNIAWIFFWHYELFSYSLITIIALLWTFFILYMTYSTEEENWKSRVPISIYLGWTFVATITNLDFVLTYYEFGGFGMTTSLWVVIFMTIATAIALHFRYHYNDRAIVLVFIWAFIGIAARHKFDDLLITSASLFLSSVLLVGILVIKKTPSKR, from the coding sequence ATGGTAAAGATCATACTTTTGATTTTCAGTTTTATCTCTACTGTTACTGTGAATATACTCGCAGACACACTTCCTATAAACAATCAAACCTCTGAGGCTATATCAAATAGAATACCTGCATTATTCACGCCAGCTAATTATGCATTTTCCATTTTGATTCTTATCTATATCTTATTAGCATTTTGGTTATGGAATGTCATTCGTGAGTATAGAATTACGTCCAAAATTCCATGGAATCGCGTGTTATTATTCGTTGCTAGTTGTATTTTTAATATTGCGTGGATCTTTTTCTGGCATTATGAACTATTTAGTTATTCTCTCATTACGATCATTGCCTTACTTTGGACTTTTTTTATTCTTTATATGACTTATTCTACAGAAGAAGAAAACTGGAAGAGTAGAGTACCTATTTCTATTTACTTAGGTTGGACTTTTGTTGCTACAATTACCAATCTTGACTTTGTTTTAACCTATTATGAGTTTGGTGGATTTGGAATGACGACATCACTATGGGTTGTTATTTTCATGACCATAGCTACAGCCATCGCTCTTCATTTCCGCTATCATTACAATGATCGGGCTATTGTCCTCGTTTTCATCTGGGCTTTTATTGGAATTGCTGCTCGTCACAAATTTGATGATTTATTAATTACATCGGCTTCTTTATTCTTAAGTAGTGTACTCCTAGTAGGAATATTAGTTATCAAAAAAACGCCTTCGAAACGTTAA
- the motB gene encoding flagellar motor protein MotB: MAKKHKKHKEEEEMSESWLLPYADILTLLLALFIVLFASSTVDQAKLEQMSQVFNQIFDSGSGLLEQPSPVNVPVTPNDSTEDSESSAYVEDQQALSKIQDSVDEYIAVNALEKQFATKLTDEGLLVTIRDSILFDTGKAEVNPEYRQIAEDISDLLVFDPPRNVVITGHTDNIPIASSEFASNWELSVMRSVNFLKILVRDNSIDPLYFSAKGYGEFKPVASNDTVEGRAKNRRVEVLIQPRVLEDGTLNDAPQ; encoded by the coding sequence TTGGCAAAGAAGCATAAAAAACATAAGGAAGAAGAGGAAATGAGTGAATCATGGCTACTTCCTTATGCAGACATACTAACTTTATTATTAGCACTGTTTATTGTTCTTTTTGCATCTAGTACGGTAGATCAAGCGAAATTAGAACAAATGTCTCAAGTATTTAATCAAATATTTGATAGTGGATCAGGTTTATTGGAGCAGCCTTCACCGGTAAATGTACCAGTTACACCAAATGATTCTACTGAGGATAGTGAAAGTTCAGCTTATGTAGAGGATCAGCAAGCCTTGTCGAAGATTCAAGACAGTGTCGATGAATATATTGCGGTGAATGCTTTAGAGAAGCAATTTGCAACTAAGCTAACAGATGAGGGATTACTTGTAACGATTCGAGATAGTATTTTATTTGATACTGGAAAAGCAGAAGTGAATCCAGAATATAGACAAATTGCAGAAGATATATCGGATCTATTAGTATTTGATCCACCTAGAAATGTTGTCATAACTGGACATACGGATAATATACCGATAGCTAGTAGTGAATTTGCATCTAACTGGGAGCTCAGTGTGATGCGTTCTGTCAATTTTTTGAAAATACTTGTAAGAGATAATTCAATAGACCCGCTTTATTTTAGTGCAAAGGGTTATGGAGAATTTAAGCCTGTTGCTTCTAATGATACGGTAGAAGGTCGTGCTAAAAATAGACGTGTAGAAGTTTTAATCCAACCACGAGTACTAGAAGATGGCACTTTAAACGACGCTCCACAATAA
- a CDS encoding carbonic anhydrase, with amino-acid sequence MPNLNEILSYNESFVKNKLYAPYLTTKFPDKRIVILTCMDTRLVEMLPKSMNFKNGDVKIVKSAGAVINHPFGGIMRSLIVAVYELQADEIYVIGHHDCGMSSIQTDKILEKMTARGVDPRIFDIMKYSGVNVEEWLEGFSDVEKSVLHSVDMIRNHPLMIPDVHVHGLIIDPNTGRLDLVTDGNIDKK; translated from the coding sequence TTGCCTAATTTAAATGAAATATTATCTTACAATGAATCATTTGTAAAAAATAAACTTTATGCTCCTTATTTAACTACCAAGTTTCCTGATAAGCGTATAGTTATTCTCACATGCATGGATACTCGACTTGTTGAAATGCTTCCAAAATCGATGAATTTTAAAAACGGCGATGTAAAAATTGTGAAAAGTGCTGGTGCTGTTATTAATCATCCATTTGGAGGTATTATGCGTAGTTTAATCGTTGCGGTCTATGAACTTCAAGCCGATGAAATTTATGTAATAGGACATCATGATTGTGGTATGAGTTCAATTCAAACAGATAAAATCTTGGAGAAGATGACTGCACGAGGTGTAGACCCTCGAATTTTTGATATTATGAAGTATTCTGGTGTCAACGTCGAAGAATGGCTTGAAGGCTTTTCAGATGTCGAAAAAAGCGTTTTACATAGCGTAGACATGATTCGAAATCACCCACTTATGATTCCAGATGTTCATGTTCATGGATTAATTATTGACCCTAATACGGGTCGTTTGGACTTAGTGACAGATGGAAATATCGACAAAAAGTAA
- the thiT gene encoding energy-coupled thiamine transporter ThiT, translating into MKNQRVLLLVEIAIFAALGYVLDMLGFGMPQGGTVTFVLVPVILIAFRRGIVAGLITGFLIGLLQVVTGRFYAAPLSFEIVIIQVAIDYFIAFMVAGFAGLLRPAFMKAFEQKDKMKMATAVITGAFIAAFLRYLAHVLSGILFFGEFAGDQNVILYSLIYNSTYMIPVFLLAAFICVILFVKAPRLVLPNKA; encoded by the coding sequence ATGAAAAATCAACGTGTATTGTTATTGGTGGAAATAGCTATTTTTGCAGCACTTGGATATGTATTAGATATGTTAGGATTTGGAATGCCACAAGGTGGGACTGTTACCTTTGTACTTGTTCCAGTTATATTAATAGCTTTTCGTCGTGGAATAGTAGCTGGCCTTATTACTGGTTTTTTAATTGGATTACTACAAGTAGTTACAGGGCGTTTTTATGCTGCACCGTTGTCATTTGAAATCGTTATTATACAAGTAGCAATTGACTACTTTATTGCATTTATGGTAGCAGGATTTGCTGGATTATTAAGACCTGCATTTATGAAAGCGTTTGAACAGAAGGATAAGATGAAGATGGCTACTGCTGTAATTACTGGGGCATTCATTGCAGCATTTCTTCGTTACCTTGCACATGTACTTTCTGGAATACTGTTCTTTGGAGAATTTGCTGGTGATCAAAATGTAATTTTATATTCGCTAATATATAATTCTACCTATATGATTCCAGTATTTTTACTGGCGGCATTTATCTGTGTGATTTTGTTTGTAAAAGCTCCACGCCTTGTACTGCCGAATAAAGCATAA
- the map gene encoding type I methionyl aminopeptidase, whose amino-acid sequence MIVQTNEELEALKKIGRIVAEVRDVMKAATKPGITTKEIDEIGGKLFKENGAISGPMGEYDFPGYTCISVNEEVAHGIPGSRVIKEGDMVNIDVSGSLDGYFADTGISFVVGEGYPEKEKLCAVAESAFNRAMLKVKAGARLNQIGKAVAREAKDNGLHVIMNLTGHGIGKSLHEAPQHVLNYYDAWDPTILKEGMVLAVEPFISEKAEHIVESGDGWTFVTPDKSLVAQIEHTIIVTKEAPILLTKLD is encoded by the coding sequence ATGATTGTACAAACAAATGAAGAGTTAGAGGCGTTAAAAAAAATAGGGCGTATTGTTGCGGAAGTTCGAGACGTAATGAAAGCTGCAACTAAACCTGGTATCACAACTAAAGAAATCGATGAAATCGGTGGCAAGCTCTTCAAAGAAAATGGCGCGATTTCAGGACCTATGGGAGAATATGATTTCCCAGGATATACTTGTATTAGTGTGAACGAAGAAGTGGCACATGGTATTCCAGGTTCACGTGTTATTAAAGAAGGCGATATGGTTAATATTGATGTATCAGGTTCTTTGGATGGGTATTTTGCAGATACAGGTATTTCTTTTGTCGTTGGAGAAGGTTATCCGGAAAAAGAAAAATTATGTGCAGTAGCAGAGAGTGCATTTAATCGTGCGATGTTAAAAGTAAAAGCAGGTGCCCGTTTAAATCAAATCGGGAAAGCTGTTGCAAGAGAAGCGAAGGATAATGGTTTGCATGTAATCATGAATCTAACTGGTCATGGAATTGGGAAATCCCTACATGAAGCACCTCAGCATGTTTTGAATTACTACGATGCTTGGGATCCGACGATTTTAAAAGAGGGCATGGTACTTGCAGTAGAGCCTTTTATCTCTGAAAAAGCAGAGCATATTGTCGAATCGGGAGATGGCTGGACATTTGTAACACCAGATAAATCATTAGTTGCGCAAATTGAGCACACGATTATCGTTACAAAAGAAGCTCCGATTTTATTAACAAAATTAGATTAA
- a CDS encoding PfkB family carbohydrate kinase, which yields MDSKEMKILKYLRKNPYASQLEIANDLQMSRPAVANIISQLIKTGKITGRAYILPEKKEIICIGGANVDRKYIVKNKLQMGTSNPTTSLQSIGGVARNIAENLGRLGHTVRLLSVVGNDMEYESIEKASSHWMNLFSVEKIPNHSTGTYSAILDSQGEMLFALANMDIYDQFTVDYLKKQEAHLTNAQLLIIDMNCPKDVIEHIQALSSGHKIPLAIIPVSSPKMERMPQSLEGIEWLIANKDEAETYFEMKIEDEASWKKAAELFVQKGINHVVITNGSKGVVLAGRDMETAFAPAIVVDDVIDVTGAGDAFVSATLHAWLEGAEIHQAVSTGMVNASKTLQSAETVRTELSKVSLINELEEYTR from the coding sequence TTGGACTCAAAGGAAATGAAAATCTTAAAGTACCTTAGAAAAAATCCTTACGCATCTCAATTAGAAATTGCGAATGATCTGCAAATGTCTAGACCAGCTGTAGCTAATATTATTTCTCAGCTCATTAAGACTGGAAAAATAACGGGGAGAGCTTATATTTTACCCGAGAAAAAAGAAATTATTTGTATTGGTGGAGCAAATGTAGATAGAAAATACATTGTAAAAAATAAATTGCAAATGGGTACTTCTAATCCGACTACTAGCTTACAAAGCATTGGTGGAGTTGCAAGGAATATCGCCGAAAATTTAGGGAGATTAGGTCATACAGTTCGATTACTATCTGTAGTAGGTAATGATATGGAGTATGAGTCTATTGAAAAAGCCTCTAGCCACTGGATGAATTTATTTTCTGTTGAAAAAATACCGAACCATTCGACGGGAACTTATTCTGCCATATTAGATTCTCAAGGGGAAATGCTGTTTGCATTAGCAAACATGGATATTTACGATCAATTTACAGTGGACTATCTGAAAAAACAAGAAGCTCATTTAACAAATGCACAGCTGTTAATCATTGATATGAACTGCCCTAAAGATGTCATTGAACATATACAAGCACTTTCTAGCGGTCATAAAATACCATTAGCTATTATTCCTGTATCGTCACCGAAGATGGAAAGGATGCCTCAATCCTTAGAAGGAATTGAGTGGTTAATTGCTAATAAGGATGAAGCAGAAACTTATTTTGAAATGAAAATAGAGGATGAAGCCTCTTGGAAAAAGGCTGCCGAACTATTTGTTCAAAAAGGTATTAACCATGTAGTTATTACAAACGGTAGTAAAGGAGTAGTTTTGGCAGGACGAGATATGGAGACGGCTTTTGCTCCTGCTATAGTGGTGGATGATGTAATAGATGTAACAGGAGCAGGAGATGCATTTGTATCAGCCACACTCCACGCGTGGTTAGAAGGTGCCGAGATTCATCAAGCAGTAAGTACTGGTATGGTGAACGCAAGTAAAACTTTACAATCAGCGGAAACAGTTCGAACAGAGCTTTCTAAAGTAAGTTTAATTAATGAATTGGAGGAATATACAAGATGA
- the motA gene encoding flagellar motor stator protein MotA gives MDKSTVIGLIVGFVALLSGIVMKGVTLSVLLNPAAILIIVFGTIATIVIGFPMNELKRVPKLFGVIFKETKLVPDHEVIKLFSNWADLARREGLLALESKTSEVNDPFLKNGLTLAIDGQNADYIRDVLTEEIDALEERHAGGAHIFSQAGTYAPTLGVLGAVVGLIAALGDMNDIDKLGHAISAAFVATLLGIFTGYVLWHPFANKLKRKSKQEIRQKTMMLEGILSVLEGDAPRVIEQKLASYLSMAERKKVLNESGEAGLGKEA, from the coding sequence ATGGATAAGTCTACAGTAATCGGTCTAATAGTAGGGTTTGTTGCTTTATTATCTGGGATAGTTATGAAAGGAGTAACACTAAGTGTTCTGTTAAATCCAGCTGCTATATTAATTATCGTTTTCGGGACAATCGCTACAATTGTTATCGGATTCCCAATGAATGAGTTAAAAAGAGTACCAAAGCTTTTCGGAGTAATTTTCAAAGAGACTAAGCTAGTGCCTGATCATGAAGTTATTAAACTGTTCTCGAACTGGGCGGATTTGGCTCGGAGAGAAGGATTACTTGCTTTGGAAAGTAAGACATCTGAAGTGAATGATCCATTTTTAAAAAATGGTTTAACATTAGCAATTGATGGTCAAAATGCCGATTACATTAGAGATGTATTAACAGAAGAGATAGACGCATTAGAAGAGAGACATGCAGGTGGAGCACATATTTTCTCACAAGCTGGTACATATGCTCCAACCCTAGGGGTACTTGGAGCTGTAGTTGGTCTAATTGCTGCTTTAGGTGACATGAATGATATTGATAAATTAGGACATGCCATTTCTGCAGCATTTGTTGCTACATTACTTGGGATTTTTACTGGATATGTACTTTGGCATCCATTTGCAAATAAATTAAAACGTAAGTCTAAACAAGAAATTCGTCAAAAAACGATGATGTTAGAGGGTATCCTATCTGTTTTAGAAGGAGATGCACCACGTGTCATTGAACAAAAGCTTGCTTCCTATCTATCAATGGCGGAACGCAAAAAAGTATTAAACGAAAGCGGGGAGGCTGGCCTTGGCAAAGAAGCATAA
- a CDS encoding aminopeptidase has product MSSFNMKLEKYAALAVQVGVNIQPGQNLYIAATIDSVELVRLVTKKAYEVGANQVFVDFSDDEITRLRYDLAPKESFDFFPSWKVQERELLAEQGAAFMSIMSQSPDLLKGMDPSKIAAFQKATGQALSKYRQYVQSDKISWTVIASPSKNWAQKVFPNLSEEEQVPALWEAIFKAVRADLEDPVAAWKEHDSLLHTKVDYLNDKNYKKLHYTAPGTDLTIELPVGHLWCGASSVNEKGEDFMANMPTEEVFTVPLKTGVDGYVASSKPLSYGGNIIDNFTITFENGRIVKVEAEQGQEVLENLVATDEGSHYLGEVALVPHDSPISNSNLLFYNTLFDENASNHLAIGSAYAFCLEGGKKMSREELAENGLNESITHVDFMIGSDKMNIDGIKEDGTTEPVFRNGNWAF; this is encoded by the coding sequence ATGTCATCTTTTAATATGAAATTAGAAAAATATGCTGCATTGGCTGTACAAGTAGGGGTGAACATTCAACCTGGACAAAATTTATATATTGCTGCCACTATCGATAGTGTGGAACTTGTGCGTTTAGTTACAAAAAAAGCTTATGAAGTAGGAGCTAACCAAGTATTTGTAGACTTTTCTGATGATGAAATAACTCGTTTACGTTATGATTTAGCACCAAAAGAATCCTTTGACTTTTTCCCTTCATGGAAAGTGCAAGAAAGAGAGCTTTTAGCAGAACAAGGTGCTGCATTTATGAGTATCATGAGTCAAAGTCCAGACCTTTTAAAAGGAATGGATCCATCAAAAATTGCAGCATTCCAAAAAGCAACTGGTCAAGCTTTGAGTAAATATCGTCAATATGTACAATCTGATAAAATTAGTTGGACGGTTATTGCATCTCCTTCCAAAAATTGGGCACAAAAAGTGTTCCCTAATCTATCAGAAGAAGAACAAGTACCTGCACTTTGGGAGGCTATTTTCAAAGCAGTTCGTGCTGACTTAGAAGATCCGGTTGCTGCTTGGAAAGAGCATGATTCCCTTCTACATACAAAAGTAGATTATTTAAATGATAAAAACTACAAAAAATTGCACTATACTGCTCCTGGCACGGACTTAACAATTGAACTCCCTGTAGGACATTTATGGTGTGGTGCTAGCAGTGTGAATGAAAAAGGCGAAGACTTCATGGCAAATATGCCAACAGAAGAAGTGTTTACTGTTCCTCTAAAAACAGGTGTAGATGGCTATGTAGCTAGTAGTAAGCCGCTTAGCTATGGTGGTAACATTATTGATAATTTCACTATTACTTTTGAAAATGGTCGCATTGTAAAAGTGGAGGCAGAGCAAGGTCAAGAAGTACTTGAAAATCTAGTTGCTACCGATGAAGGCTCACACTACTTAGGTGAAGTTGCTCTTGTACCACATGATTCACCAATCTCTAATTCTAATTTGTTATTTTACAACACTTTGTTCGATGAAAATGCTTCTAATCACTTAGCTATTGGAAGTGCATATGCTTTCTGCTTAGAGGGTGGTAAGAAGATGAGTCGAGAAGAGCTAGCAGAAAATGGATTGAACGAAAGTATCACACATGTCGACTTTATGATTGGTTCCGATAAAATGAATATTGACGGAATTAAAGAAGATGGCACCACTGAACCTGTCTTCCGTAATGGAAACTGGGCATTTTAA
- a CDS encoding GNAT family protein has translation MIYLEGDTCYLRTLNIKDAPSLANIVYRNKMYWSIFEPLHRDDYYTTTVQREKIRESLMLMEEKREFSFGIFEHKTDQIIGNISLYSLKRMPFSSGLIGYSMDQQFVGKGIASEAVHLVKAFGFEHVHLNRIEAYVSPRNFGSIKVLEKNSFLREGLLRSLLFINGKWEDHYMYASISEDH, from the coding sequence TTGATTTATTTAGAAGGGGATACTTGTTATTTACGGACATTAAACATAAAAGATGCACCAAGCCTTGCAAATATTGTGTATCGAAATAAGATGTATTGGTCCATCTTTGAACCATTACATCGGGATGATTATTATACGACAACTGTTCAACGAGAAAAAATCAGAGAATCTCTTATGCTCATGGAAGAGAAAAGAGAGTTTAGCTTTGGTATCTTTGAGCATAAGACAGATCAAATAATCGGCAATATTTCTTTATATAGTTTAAAGCGAATGCCATTTTCCAGCGGTCTTATTGGATATTCAATGGATCAACAATTTGTAGGGAAAGGTATTGCATCAGAGGCGGTTCATCTAGTTAAAGCGTTTGGATTTGAACATGTCCATTTAAATCGAATAGAGGCGTATGTATCTCCACGAAATTTCGGTTCTATTAAAGTATTAGAGAAGAATAGCTTTCTACGTGAAGGTTTGCTTCGAAGTCTCTTATTTATTAACGGCAAATGGGAAGATCACTATATGTACGCTTCCATAAGTGAAGACCATTGA
- the mreBH gene encoding rod-share determining protein MreBH, with amino-acid sequence MFSNSHIGIDLGTANTLVYTKNKGLLIDEPTVVAVNTKTREIIAFGEEAKKMIGKTPTSIEVIRPLKDGVIADFDITTQLLKLIMQKASKKLGTALRKPTVVVCTPSGATSVERRAIQDAVRQSGAKEVYLMEEPVAAAIGAGLPVNEPVASMIIDIGGGTTEVGIISFGGVVASNTVKAAGDRMDEGIIHFVRKEYNVIIGEPTAELIKKTIGHALVPHEVEHMEIRGRDLVTGLPKTISLSSTQIQVVLKESLETILEAIRATLEICPPELSGDIVDHGVVLTGGGALLKDFEVWLTNVIEVPVHLAPEPLQSVAIGTGKSQFITGRKQKITK; translated from the coding sequence ATGTTTTCAAACTCACATATAGGAATAGATTTAGGAACAGCAAATACATTAGTCTATACTAAAAACAAAGGATTACTTATAGATGAACCAACAGTAGTAGCAGTAAATACCAAGACAAGAGAAATTATTGCTTTCGGTGAAGAAGCGAAAAAAATGATAGGTAAAACCCCTACTTCAATCGAAGTTATTCGCCCTTTAAAGGATGGGGTAATTGCTGATTTTGATATTACTACACAACTATTGAAACTAATCATGCAGAAAGCTAGTAAAAAACTCGGTACAGCACTTCGAAAACCAACAGTGGTTGTATGTACTCCTTCTGGTGCAACATCAGTGGAACGTCGAGCAATTCAGGATGCTGTTCGCCAAAGTGGAGCAAAAGAAGTATATCTAATGGAAGAGCCCGTTGCGGCAGCAATTGGTGCTGGACTACCAGTTAATGAGCCAGTGGCAAGTATGATTATAGATATCGGCGGTGGTACTACGGAAGTTGGGATTATCTCGTTTGGTGGTGTAGTTGCTTCCAATACTGTAAAAGCTGCGGGTGATCGAATGGATGAAGGCATTATTCATTTTGTTCGCAAAGAGTATAATGTCATAATAGGCGAACCTACTGCAGAATTAATTAAGAAAACGATAGGTCATGCTTTGGTACCACATGAAGTAGAACATATGGAGATCCGAGGAAGAGATCTTGTGACAGGCTTACCTAAAACGATTAGTCTTTCTTCTACACAAATTCAAGTGGTGTTGAAAGAATCTCTAGAAACTATTCTCGAAGCTATTCGTGCAACACTTGAAATATGTCCCCCGGAGCTTTCTGGAGATATTGTAGATCATGGAGTTGTCTTAACAGGTGGCGGAGCACTTTTGAAAGATTTTGAAGTGTGGCTTACGAATGTTATTGAGGTACCTGTTCATCTTGCACCTGAACCTTTACAATCTGTTGCAATTGGAACTGGTAAGTCACAATTTATTACTGGACGTAAGCAAAAAATAACTAAGTAA
- a CDS encoding M3 family oligoendopeptidase, with the protein MLEQAYPLVWDLDRFFKGGSSSPALRTHLDEVKAKLTAFESILQELSVPTSVKDVHQIENIINEVKDIALNLSEGGAVIGCFLAQDTTDKKAALLQGEVGSMYAKFSSQMLVIQQVFSKTEETIWQELLQTEELSAFAFVLNEWREEAKKMLSEKEEDMITTLGVDGYHAWGQLYDLLVGDIRIKLTIDGEKKELSVGQANNLSSHEDATIRQESFEALEAAWTEKEEFFAKTLNHLAGFRLAIYEKRGWDSVLQEPLQINRMKQETLDAMWGAISKNKGPFVEYLNKKSAMLGEDGMHWYDLDAPVSASTEKMDFQQGAAFILKHFKEFGPKLEAFSRNAFEQGWIEAEDRPNKRPGGFCTDMPASEESRIFMTYSGSMSNVSTLAHELGHAFHSYALRPVHWMNRQYAMGVAETASTFAEMIVADAAVKEAKSNDEKIALLEDKIQRSVAFFMNIHARFLFETRFYEERKNGIVSAARLNELMETAQKEAYGDALITTHPHFWASKLHFYITEVPFYNFPYTFGYLFSLSIYAKAINEGTNFEEKYIALLQDTAVMTVEDLAMKHLEEDITKEAFWIKGIDLCIQDVNEFMQLTNAKG; encoded by the coding sequence ATGCTTGAACAAGCTTATCCACTAGTATGGGACTTAGACCGTTTTTTCAAAGGAGGGAGTAGTTCACCTGCCCTTCGCACACATTTAGATGAAGTGAAAGCTAAATTGACTGCTTTCGAAAGTATACTACAAGAACTCTCTGTACCAACTTCCGTAAAAGATGTACACCAAATTGAAAATATAATAAACGAAGTGAAGGATATTGCGTTGAATTTGTCTGAAGGAGGAGCAGTAATTGGCTGTTTCTTGGCTCAAGATACAACGGATAAAAAAGCTGCATTACTGCAAGGAGAAGTTGGTTCCATGTATGCAAAATTTTCTTCCCAAATGCTTGTTATTCAACAAGTCTTTAGTAAGACGGAAGAAACAATATGGCAAGAATTACTGCAAACAGAAGAACTCTCGGCATTTGCTTTTGTATTAAATGAATGGAGAGAAGAAGCAAAGAAAATGCTTTCAGAAAAAGAAGAAGATATGATTACTACACTTGGTGTGGATGGCTATCACGCTTGGGGTCAACTATATGATTTACTTGTTGGTGATATTCGTATCAAATTAACGATTGATGGAGAAAAGAAAGAGCTTTCTGTTGGTCAAGCAAATAACTTAAGCTCTCATGAAGATGCAACAATTCGCCAGGAATCTTTCGAAGCGTTAGAAGCTGCATGGACTGAAAAAGAGGAGTTCTTTGCAAAAACGCTAAATCACTTAGCCGGTTTCCGATTAGCTATTTATGAAAAAAGAGGTTGGGATTCTGTCTTACAAGAACCACTTCAAATAAACCGTATGAAACAAGAAACACTGGATGCAATGTGGGGAGCTATTTCCAAAAATAAAGGACCATTTGTCGAATATTTAAATAAAAAATCGGCTATGCTAGGCGAGGATGGTATGCATTGGTATGACTTAGATGCGCCAGTGAGTGCGTCAACAGAGAAGATGGACTTCCAACAAGGAGCAGCGTTTATTTTAAAGCATTTTAAAGAATTTGGTCCTAAGCTAGAAGCGTTCTCAAGAAATGCATTTGAACAAGGCTGGATAGAAGCTGAAGATCGTCCGAATAAACGTCCAGGAGGATTTTGTACGGATATGCCGGCATCAGAAGAGTCACGTATCTTCATGACGTATAGTGGATCTATGTCCAATGTTTCTACACTAGCTCATGAATTAGGACATGCTTTCCATTCATATGCTTTAAGACCGGTACACTGGATGAACCGTCAGTACGCTATGGGTGTTGCCGAAACAGCTTCTACATTTGCTGAGATGATTGTAGCTGACGCAGCAGTAAAAGAAGCGAAGTCAAATGATGAGAAAATTGCTCTTCTAGAAGATAAAATTCAGCGAAGTGTTGCGTTTTTCATGAACATCCATGCACGTTTTCTATTTGAAACTAGATTTTACGAAGAACGTAAGAATGGAATAGTTTCTGCAGCGAGATTAAATGAATTAATGGAAACTGCTCAAAAAGAGGCATATGGTGATGCTTTAATAACAACGCATCCTCATTTTTGGGCATCTAAATTGCACTTCTATATTACGGAAGTTCCTTTCTATAACTTCCCATATACATTTGGGTATTTATTCTCCTTAAGCATTTATGCGAAAGCAATCAATGAAGGAACTAATTTTGAAGAAAAATATATTGCTTTACTACAAGATACAGCAGTTATGACCGTAGAAGATTTGGCCATGAAGCATTTAGAAGAAGATATTACGAAAGAAGCGTTTTGGATAAAAGGAATTGACCTTTGCATTCAGGATGTGAATGAGTTTATGCAATTAACTAATGCAAAAGGGTGA